Proteins from a single region of Allocatelliglobosispora scoriae:
- a CDS encoding preATP grasp domain-containing protein: MGEGFTRRLKTALTGDAAARFVFIGNVEVERQWAVGAISLPRMSFGASDVVVNRMDELAITLAGADDYVLLKTAPDPAYLSYLAELGFELPTVVAVAGQDPGRMVTEDALADETVIEELRRIASPGTYLLPHGISALEEELARRTRIEVAGPSAAVCRAVNSKVYSRRVADELGLRQPQGWACDDLDEFAAAVTAAHEVLAAGRRVVVKDAFGVSGKGIVVVDDPRRLDRLHRMVVKEVERDAAQGGHGRVALLIEEWVAKDVDLNYQFTIGTGGGVHFDFVKRAVTQAGVHKGHQMPSGLDGAQLEQVHRATALLGDRLAADGFSGVVGVDAMLDPAGGVYPVTEINARSNMSTYQATLAEKLIGPDAVALARHFDLKLTERLPFDRLRDRLGGLLLDRAGGAGLIVNAFATVNAGATEDGGPFTGRLYGVLVADSAAELEKIDTQIEGAIHE; the protein is encoded by the coding sequence ATGGGCGAGGGCTTCACCCGCAGGCTCAAGACGGCGCTCACCGGTGACGCGGCGGCGCGGTTCGTCTTCATCGGCAACGTCGAGGTCGAGCGGCAGTGGGCGGTCGGCGCCATCAGCCTGCCCCGGATGTCGTTCGGCGCCTCCGACGTGGTGGTCAACCGGATGGACGAGCTGGCCATCACCCTCGCCGGTGCCGACGACTACGTGCTGCTCAAGACGGCACCCGACCCGGCCTACCTGAGCTACCTGGCGGAGCTGGGATTCGAGCTGCCGACGGTGGTCGCCGTCGCCGGGCAGGACCCGGGGCGGATGGTCACCGAGGACGCCCTCGCCGACGAGACCGTCATCGAGGAGCTCCGCCGGATCGCGAGCCCCGGCACCTACCTGCTGCCGCACGGGATCTCGGCGCTGGAGGAGGAGCTCGCCCGGCGTACCCGGATAGAGGTGGCGGGACCGTCGGCGGCCGTGTGCCGCGCGGTCAACAGCAAGGTCTACAGCCGTCGCGTCGCCGACGAGCTGGGCCTGCGCCAGCCGCAGGGGTGGGCCTGCGACGACCTGGACGAGTTCGCCGCCGCCGTCACCGCCGCGCACGAGGTACTCGCGGCCGGGCGGCGGGTCGTGGTCAAGGACGCGTTCGGCGTCTCCGGCAAGGGGATCGTGGTCGTGGACGATCCCCGCCGCCTCGACCGGCTGCACCGGATGGTGGTAAAGGAGGTCGAGCGCGACGCCGCGCAGGGCGGACACGGACGGGTCGCGCTGCTCATCGAGGAGTGGGTGGCGAAGGACGTCGACCTGAACTACCAGTTCACCATCGGCACCGGCGGCGGTGTGCACTTCGACTTCGTCAAACGGGCCGTCACCCAGGCAGGTGTCCACAAGGGACATCAGATGCCGTCGGGGCTCGACGGCGCCCAGCTCGAGCAGGTCCACCGGGCCACCGCGCTGCTCGGCGACCGGCTCGCCGCCGACGGCTTCAGCGGCGTGGTCGGGGTGGACGCGATGCTCGACCCCGCGGGCGGCGTCTACCCGGTCACCGAGATCAACGCGCGCAGCAACATGTCGACCTACCAGGCCACGCTCGCCGAGAAGCTGATCGGACCCGACGCCGTCGCGCTCGCCCGCCACTTCGACCTGAAGCTCACCGAGCGGCTGCCCTTCGACCGGCTCCGCGACCGGCTCGGCGGGCTGCTGCTCGACCGCGCGGGCGGTGCCGGGCTCATCGTCAACGCCTTCGCCACCGTCAACGCGGGCGCCACCGAGGACGGCGGGCCCTTCACCGGCCGCCTCTACGGCGTGCTCGTCGCGGACTCGGCGGCCGAACTAGAGAAGATCGACACGCAGATCGAGGGAGCCATCCATGAGTGA
- a CDS encoding acyl carrier protein: protein MERSEIVAVVESSIAEVRKEEVTGLTEETRLLEDLHLDSTSILELLMSLEDALNIEIDAQSLSMDDFATVGTLADYITTVLSVTA from the coding sequence ATGGAGCGCAGCGAGATCGTCGCCGTCGTCGAGAGCTCGATCGCCGAGGTGCGCAAGGAGGAGGTCACCGGCCTCACCGAGGAGACCCGCCTCCTGGAGGACCTGCACCTCGACTCCACCTCGATCCTGGAGCTCCTGATGTCCCTGGAGGACGCGCTCAACATCGAGATCGACGCGCAGAGCCTGAGCATGGACGACTTCGCCACCGTCGGCACCCTCGCCGACTACATCACCACGGTCCTGAGCGTCACGGCATGA
- a CDS encoding cytochrome P450 produces MLETVRRYPFGEPDRMLLDPAYARLQRDEPLARVRMPYGDLALLATRHADVRAVLADARFSRAFGRDEPRTVEQLTDGGIFSLDPPEHTRIRGLVVKAFTVRRVEQLRERTEQLADRLVDEMIAHGGPLDLVEHFALPFPVTVMCELLGVPVADRKRFGTWASVIVATTSLSPEKIVEYRARLGIYMGRLIDRRRREPTDADLLGALVQARDDDDRLTEDELLHLSATLLSVGFETTSAEIPNFMYLLLTRPDLLHRLRAEPELLPTAVEELLRYSPIAAFAMFPRYAREDVELPGGPVRAGEPVLVHTAAANRDPRVFTDPDEIDLARSPNPHLALGHGVHHCLGGPLARMELRTMLATLIRRLPNLRLAVTAEEIPWKTGQLIRGPQSLPVTW; encoded by the coding sequence GTGCTCGAGACCGTCCGCCGCTACCCCTTCGGCGAGCCCGACCGGATGCTGCTGGACCCCGCCTACGCCCGGCTCCAGCGCGATGAGCCACTGGCCCGGGTCCGCATGCCCTACGGCGACCTGGCCCTGCTCGCCACCCGCCACGCCGACGTGCGGGCCGTGCTCGCCGACGCCCGCTTCAGCCGTGCGTTCGGGCGCGACGAGCCGCGGACCGTCGAGCAGCTCACCGACGGCGGCATCTTCTCCCTGGACCCGCCCGAGCACACCCGCATCCGCGGCCTCGTCGTCAAGGCGTTCACCGTCCGCCGGGTCGAGCAGCTCCGGGAGCGCACCGAGCAGCTCGCCGACCGGCTCGTCGACGAGATGATCGCCCACGGCGGGCCGCTGGACCTGGTGGAGCACTTCGCCCTGCCGTTCCCGGTGACGGTGATGTGCGAGCTGCTCGGCGTTCCGGTCGCGGACCGCAAGCGCTTCGGCACCTGGGCCAGTGTCATCGTCGCCACGACCTCGCTGTCCCCGGAGAAGATCGTCGAGTACAGGGCGCGCCTCGGCATCTACATGGGACGGTTGATCGACCGCCGCCGCCGCGAACCCACCGACGCCGACCTGCTCGGCGCCCTCGTCCAGGCCCGCGACGACGACGACCGCCTCACCGAGGACGAGCTGCTGCACCTGTCGGCGACCCTGCTCAGCGTCGGCTTCGAGACCACCTCCGCCGAGATCCCCAACTTCATGTACCTGCTGCTCACCCGGCCCGACCTGCTCCACCGCCTGCGGGCCGAGCCCGAGCTGCTGCCGACCGCCGTCGAGGAGCTGCTGCGCTATTCGCCGATCGCCGCCTTCGCGATGTTCCCCCGCTATGCCCGGGAGGACGTCGAGCTGCCCGGCGGGCCGGTCCGCGCGGGTGAGCCCGTCCTCGTCCACACCGCCGCGGCGAATCGCGATCCCCGGGTCTTCACCGACCCCGACGAGATCGACCTGGCCCGGTCGCCCAACCCGCACCTGGCGCTGGGCCACGGGGTCCACCACTGCCTCGGCGGGCCGCTGGCGCGGATGGAGCTGCGAACCATGCTGGCTACGCTGATCCGGCGCCTGCCGAACCTGCGGCTCGCCGTCACCGCCGAGGAGATCCCATGGAAGACCGGACAGCTGATCCGGGGACCGCAGTCACTGCCGGTGACCTGGTGA
- a CDS encoding sulfotransferase family protein, protein MAERPILILATGQRCGSTWLQRALTTHPGVFIWGEHGGALDTMLAAADTFAAWSNDQGALAGEEFEAAGTSGFMANLAPTEAVLREQVHAMIRGLFRRLPDGSEPAGELRWGFKEVRYGAAFARRFTGYFPEARVIHLTRDPISVLRSLGWWELTSGGRWKRERTVAALHSWRDINGSFLDAPDLAGTVLPIRYEDLTGDRAAVLASICAFLDLDVGAVDHGMLDDVVHAPAPWGRTRRRLAPRDEVVESYAEHLEDPDLIRVAAHFGYPLTASEGR, encoded by the coding sequence ATGGCCGAACGCCCCATCCTCATCCTGGCTACCGGACAGCGGTGCGGCAGCACCTGGCTCCAGCGCGCCCTCACCACGCACCCAGGCGTCTTCATCTGGGGCGAGCACGGCGGTGCCCTCGACACGATGCTAGCCGCCGCCGACACCTTCGCCGCCTGGAGCAACGACCAGGGTGCGCTCGCCGGCGAGGAGTTCGAGGCGGCGGGCACATCCGGCTTCATGGCCAACCTCGCCCCCACCGAGGCGGTGCTCCGCGAGCAGGTGCACGCCATGATCCGCGGCCTGTTCCGGCGGCTGCCGGACGGCTCCGAACCCGCCGGGGAGCTGCGCTGGGGCTTCAAGGAGGTCCGCTACGGCGCCGCGTTCGCCCGCCGGTTCACCGGCTACTTCCCCGAGGCCCGGGTGATCCACCTGACCCGCGATCCGATCTCCGTGCTGCGCTCGCTGGGCTGGTGGGAGCTGACCTCCGGCGGGCGCTGGAAGCGGGAGCGGACGGTCGCGGCGCTGCACTCGTGGCGCGACATCAACGGGTCGTTCCTCGACGCGCCCGACCTCGCCGGGACGGTCCTGCCCATCCGGTACGAGGACCTCACCGGCGACCGGGCCGCCGTCCTGGCGTCGATCTGCGCCTTCCTGGACCTCGATGTCGGCGCGGTGGATCACGGCATGCTCGACGACGTGGTGCACGCACCGGCGCCGTGGGGCCGGACGCGGCGCAGGCTGGCACCGCGCGACGAGGTGGTCGAGTCCTACGCCGAGCACCTGGAGGACCCCGACCTGATCCGGGTCGCCGCCCACTTCGGCTACCCCCTGACCGCGTCCGAAGGGCGCTGA
- a CDS encoding ferredoxin — MNPEATWRVRVNTGACIGSGSCVGIAPRHLFMDSYVALPLRELVEPDEDLLAAADSCPAEAINVIDTATGESLIR; from the coding sequence GTGAATCCCGAGGCCACCTGGCGGGTGCGGGTCAACACCGGCGCCTGCATCGGATCGGGGAGCTGCGTGGGGATCGCACCCCGGCACCTCTTCATGGACAGCTATGTGGCGCTGCCGCTGCGGGAGCTCGTCGAGCCCGACGAGGACCTGCTCGCGGCCGCCGACTCCTGCCCCGCCGAGGCGATCAACGTCATCGACACGGCGACCGGCGAATCTCTGATCCGTTAG
- a CDS encoding glycosyltransferase — translation MTTVLMVAHGTDGDVAPVIRIGAELQRRGHRVALLTHARYSRRTRAAGIRFVAVDTVAADADSQADGVADLNSIGERTDLAAVRDYYERHGFGAQLRFECRALRRLHRPGETVLVGLSLSCLSVLTAAELLGAPAVCLAASPHHLAVLDRAAAEYAEIFGTGVDLVRAEFGLPGIADWVSWLGSAGTRIGTWPAWFDAAGARAPDGVHLTGFVLGDEDGPAAGPLPEAVTGDAVLVAGSTGALSSARFYRSAVSAAVATGRPVIVATRSPELLPDPLPSGVRWFPHLPFREVVPQVAAVIHHGGIGVSARALVSGTPQLILPSGFDRPDNARRLAAVSLAHWLPQSSWEPDAVLRQLDAVLARGRVTLPQPLSQPIDAVSATADVVDAL, via the coding sequence GTGACGACCGTCCTGATGGTGGCCCACGGCACCGACGGCGACGTCGCGCCGGTGATCCGGATCGGGGCGGAGCTGCAGCGGCGCGGGCACCGGGTGGCGCTGCTGACCCACGCCCGCTACTCGCGGCGCACCCGGGCCGCCGGGATCCGGTTCGTGGCCGTCGACACCGTCGCCGCCGACGCGGACAGCCAGGCCGACGGTGTCGCCGACCTCAACAGCATCGGCGAGCGGACCGACCTCGCCGCCGTACGCGACTACTACGAGCGGCACGGATTCGGTGCCCAGCTCCGCTTCGAGTGCCGGGCCCTGCGACGGCTGCACCGCCCCGGCGAGACCGTCCTGGTAGGACTGAGCCTGTCGTGCCTGTCGGTGCTCACCGCGGCCGAGCTGCTGGGCGCCCCGGCGGTGTGCCTCGCCGCGTCACCGCACCACCTCGCCGTGCTGGACCGGGCAGCCGCCGAGTATGCCGAGATCTTCGGCACCGGCGTGGACCTGGTCCGGGCGGAGTTCGGCCTGCCGGGCATCGCGGACTGGGTGTCGTGGCTGGGCAGCGCGGGCACCCGGATCGGGACCTGGCCGGCGTGGTTCGACGCGGCCGGTGCGCGGGCGCCGGACGGCGTACACCTCACCGGTTTTGTCCTTGGCGATGAGGACGGCCCGGCGGCCGGGCCGCTGCCGGAAGCGGTGACCGGCGATGCCGTCCTCGTCGCGGGGAGCACGGGTGCACTGAGCAGCGCGCGGTTCTACCGGTCTGCGGTGTCCGCGGCCGTCGCCACCGGGCGGCCGGTGATCGTCGCGACCCGCAGCCCGGAGCTGCTGCCCGACCCGCTGCCGTCGGGGGTGCGGTGGTTCCCGCACCTTCCCTTTCGGGAGGTGGTCCCGCAGGTCGCGGCGGTGATCCACCACGGCGGGATCGGGGTGAGCGCGCGGGCGCTGGTGTCGGGGACGCCGCAGCTGATCCTGCCGTCCGGGTTCGACCGGCCGGACAACGCCCGGCGGCTGGCGGCGGTCTCGCTGGCACACTGGCTGCCGCAGTCGTCGTGGGAGCCGGATGCGGTGCTGCGCCAGCTCGACGCCGTCCTGGCGCGGGGGCGGGTGACCCTGCCGCAGCCGCTGTCGCAGCCGATCGACGCGGTGTCGGCGACCGCGGACGTGGTGGACGCGCTCTGA
- the acpS gene encoding holo-ACP synthase encodes MMRLGVDLVAVDELDRLIERAWFVRYFFADVEMAHADTLSGTRRREFLAGRFAAKEAVLKVLGVGIFDSVVPRDIVVERGSSGAPTVTLADSAALAAQRVEIEQVNVSISHKRELVAAVAAGW; translated from the coding sequence ATGATGCGCCTCGGCGTCGACCTCGTGGCGGTCGACGAGCTCGACCGGCTCATCGAGCGGGCCTGGTTCGTGCGCTACTTCTTCGCCGACGTCGAGATGGCCCACGCCGACACGCTCAGCGGCACCCGCCGCCGGGAGTTCCTCGCCGGGCGGTTCGCCGCCAAGGAAGCCGTGCTCAAGGTGCTCGGCGTCGGGATCTTCGACAGCGTCGTCCCCCGCGACATCGTCGTCGAACGAGGCTCCTCCGGTGCGCCGACCGTCACCCTCGCCGACAGCGCCGCCCTGGCCGCCCAACGCGTGGAGATCGAGCAGGTGAACGTCTCCATCTCGCACAAGCGGGAACTCGTGGCGGCCGTCGCCGCCGGGTGGTGA
- a CDS encoding SDR family oxidoreductase yields the protein MPADTWFVTGASSGLGRALCERLLARGHRVAATARDPQTLTDLAPADARQWWTGRLDVTDHDQLRRCVDDAFAALGRIDVVVSNAGYGLFGAAEEVTDEQIDRQLRTNLVGPIQLARAVLPHLRAQGGGRIVQISSAAGQVALPNMSIYHASKWGVEGFFDSLGTEVAGFGIGVTIVEPGSAPTGFAARSRETGPALAAYAETPAGRARRAIEDGTVRQPGDVGLMAEAIIDSAAGEPAPRRLALGSDAYMIIRKSLRDRLSRLEAQQEQARSTDAAARNVA from the coding sequence ATGCCAGCCGACACATGGTTCGTCACCGGCGCCTCCTCGGGCCTCGGCCGGGCGCTCTGCGAACGCCTGCTCGCCCGGGGCCACCGGGTCGCCGCCACCGCACGCGACCCGCAGACCCTCACCGACCTCGCTCCCGCCGACGCGCGGCAGTGGTGGACCGGCCGACTCGACGTCACCGACCACGACCAGCTCCGCCGCTGCGTCGACGACGCCTTCGCCGCGTTGGGCAGGATCGATGTCGTCGTCAGCAACGCCGGCTACGGCCTCTTCGGCGCCGCCGAGGAGGTCACCGACGAACAGATCGACCGGCAGCTGCGGACCAACCTCGTCGGGCCGATCCAGCTCGCCCGGGCGGTGCTGCCACACCTGCGGGCGCAGGGCGGCGGCCGGATCGTCCAGATCTCCAGCGCCGCCGGGCAGGTCGCGCTGCCGAACATGAGCATCTACCACGCGTCGAAGTGGGGTGTGGAGGGCTTCTTCGACTCCCTCGGCACCGAGGTCGCCGGATTCGGCATCGGGGTGACCATCGTGGAGCCGGGCAGCGCGCCGACCGGGTTCGCCGCGCGCAGCCGGGAGACGGGTCCAGCACTGGCGGCGTACGCCGAAACTCCGGCCGGGCGAGCGCGACGCGCGATCGAGGACGGCACCGTGCGCCAGCCCGGCGATGTCGGCCTGATGGCGGAGGCGATCATCGACTCCGCGGCGGGCGAGCCGGCACCGCGCCGCCTCGCCCTCGGCAGCGACGCCTACATGATCATCCGCAAGTCGCTGCGGGACCGGCTCTCCCGGTTGGAGGCGCAGCAGGAGCAGGCCCGGTCCACCGACGCCGCGGCCCGCAATGTCGCCTGA
- a CDS encoding sulfotransferase has translation MSTRVLFVSGFHRSGTTLVTAAATESTGGATLTVGQLARHIPTLERFLRAAGARQKVPDRGVDRLPVTESTPEEYGWLLHHVTGDYGFGERAARDGILESLVAEIAAEPGTGIVILKNPWDTGRERELLRQFPDARILLVRRGFASMEESMARAWERYVTSSGYLRALMGDRTAAAQLLGVLMDPAKRAAMVARSRWRVRRSALRLAFTVASLPPDRVAYLSYDELRADPGSGAAWAAHVLDPAAFAASLAAHTFPEYNREGGGDRVVRLLDALLERAWRRARRRQVRAGLLAPPAGRPRS, from the coding sequence ATGTCGACCCGGGTCCTCTTCGTCAGCGGTTTCCACCGCAGCGGCACCACGCTGGTGACGGCGGCGGCCACCGAATCGACGGGGGGCGCGACGCTGACCGTGGGGCAGCTCGCCCGGCACATCCCCACGCTGGAGCGCTTCCTGCGGGCCGCCGGAGCCCGGCAGAAGGTGCCCGACCGGGGCGTGGACCGGCTGCCGGTCACCGAGTCCACCCCGGAGGAGTACGGCTGGCTCCTGCACCACGTCACCGGCGACTACGGGTTCGGTGAGCGGGCGGCGCGCGACGGCATCCTGGAGTCGCTCGTCGCGGAGATCGCGGCGGAGCCGGGCACCGGGATCGTCATCCTGAAGAACCCGTGGGACACCGGTCGCGAGCGCGAGCTGCTGCGCCAGTTCCCCGACGCCCGCATCCTGCTCGTCCGCCGAGGCTTCGCCTCGATGGAGGAGAGCATGGCGCGGGCCTGGGAGCGGTACGTCACCTCCAGCGGCTACCTGCGCGCGCTGATGGGGGACCGCACCGCCGCCGCGCAGCTCCTCGGTGTGCTGATGGACCCGGCCAAGCGGGCGGCGATGGTGGCGCGGTCGCGGTGGCGGGTCCGGCGCAGCGCGCTGCGCCTCGCCTTCACCGTGGCGAGCCTGCCGCCCGACCGGGTCGCCTACCTCTCCTACGACGAGCTGCGGGCCGATCCCGGGTCCGGGGCGGCGTGGGCGGCACATGTGCTCGACCCGGCGGCGTTCGCGGCCTCGCTGGCGGCCCATACGTTCCCGGAGTACAACCGGGAGGGCGGTGGGGACCGGGTGGTCCGCCTGCTCGACGCGCTGCTGGAGCGGGCCTGGCGCCGGGCCCGCCGTCGCCAGGTCAGGGCGGGTCTGCTGGCGCCGCCGGCCGGCCGTCCCCGGAGCTGA
- a CDS encoding type III PLP-dependent enzyme yields MSELTIQGIGITALAQTYGTPLFVYDGDVLRRQFQQLRDVLDTRVEMFYSLKANPNVSICALLHSLGARAEVSSIVELMTARRAGVDPENIIFLGPGKSDEELAACLDEGIFAIVCESFEELGRIDELAAERGLTAPVALRVNPSFTTTGAGLTMSGKPRQFGIDGDQLLAATDLVARHPHVRFLGVQVYLGTRILKESDIVDNTARILELAQELSDRLGIALDLVDVGGGLGVAYFAKETDLDHEVLAAGLNPLFAAFADAHPGTRLAMELGRYLAAHSGTYVARVRYVKTSMGEKYAVTDGGTNHHMAAVGIGSFVKRNFPMALLNRIDEDADETWQVCGPLCTPNDQLGKDVPLPAVRPGDLFGVLRSGAYGPTASPGLFLSHGYPAEVLVDEGVDHLVRERDRPADLMRPQRLYKE; encoded by the coding sequence ATGAGTGAGCTGACGATCCAGGGCATCGGGATCACCGCCCTGGCGCAGACCTACGGGACGCCGCTGTTCGTCTACGACGGCGACGTGCTGCGGCGGCAGTTCCAGCAGCTCCGCGACGTGCTCGACACCCGGGTCGAGATGTTCTACTCGCTCAAGGCCAACCCCAACGTCTCCATCTGCGCGCTGCTGCACTCGCTCGGCGCCCGCGCGGAGGTGTCGTCCATCGTGGAGCTGATGACCGCCCGGCGGGCCGGCGTCGACCCGGAGAACATCATCTTCCTCGGCCCCGGCAAGAGCGACGAGGAGCTGGCGGCCTGCCTCGACGAGGGCATCTTCGCCATCGTCTGCGAGTCGTTCGAGGAGCTGGGGCGCATCGACGAACTCGCGGCCGAGCGTGGCCTGACGGCACCGGTCGCGCTGCGGGTCAACCCGAGCTTCACCACCACCGGTGCCGGGCTCACCATGTCGGGCAAGCCGCGCCAGTTCGGCATCGACGGCGACCAGCTCCTCGCCGCCACCGACCTCGTCGCCCGGCACCCGCACGTGCGCTTCCTGGGGGTGCAGGTCTACCTGGGCACGCGCATCCTCAAGGAGTCCGACATCGTCGACAACACGGCGCGGATCCTGGAGCTGGCGCAGGAGCTGTCCGACCGGCTCGGCATCGCGCTGGACCTCGTCGATGTCGGCGGCGGGCTCGGGGTGGCGTACTTCGCCAAGGAGACCGACCTCGACCACGAGGTGCTCGCGGCCGGGCTCAACCCGCTCTTCGCCGCCTTCGCCGACGCCCACCCCGGGACCCGGCTCGCGATGGAGCTGGGCCGCTACCTCGCCGCGCACAGCGGCACCTACGTCGCGCGGGTGCGCTATGTGAAGACGTCGATGGGGGAGAAGTACGCGGTCACCGACGGCGGCACCAACCACCACATGGCGGCCGTCGGCATCGGCTCCTTCGTCAAGCGCAACTTCCCGATGGCGCTGCTCAACCGCATCGACGAGGACGCCGACGAGACGTGGCAGGTCTGCGGGCCGCTCTGCACCCCCAACGACCAGCTCGGCAAGGACGTGCCGCTGCCGGCGGTGCGCCCCGGCGACCTGTTCGGGGTGCTGCGCTCGGGCGCCTACGGGCCGACCGCGTCACCGGGACTGTTCCTCAGCCACGGCTACCCCGCCGAGGTGCTCGTCGACGAGGGCGTCGACCATCTGGTCCGGGAGCGGGACCGCCCGGCCGACCTGATGCGCCCGCAGCGCCTCTACAAGGAGTAG
- a CDS encoding condensation domain-containing protein, with amino-acid sequence MSPEIARAGSFPVAFHGLPERAAPLTVGQRNVLIWLGKAGTAAIGVNKWALTVPPGRTVDDVRAALSRLVADHESLRTCFDLDGEQRQRVLGAGDLPVEVFTGDRTVDDDTAVDHLHHRLRHPPFDPATELPVRIGLLVVDGTVRTGVMTFSHLALDIGGAALAGRRFTELAADPAAAPLADGAWQPVERAEWERSPSGQRQLGSALRYWERQLRTAPHCVYAVPLAPRAPADWAPPGSSAADRRSPAFELRSPAAAIAVPHIAQRTGVSPTMVVVAAFVAVLARRTGHPRCAFISLVGNRLGRHLHGYVGTIAGPSLVQVETDAAGFDDLARRTGNASLGAARHSVVDVAALNELSQEVYAQRGVAFARDIVVNNIHHALGNHTVDPTPADLSGIPAAAALTSTKWTSWERVPQLLNFRMFRLDATALTFRLATASVRWVPAADLEMLSRGIEALLIAAADTDVDLAELTECTGVEPVARGPGWHYVDGCWIELAQARRLVADALKPAVTTVLVEPAPDGTAVLVAYVAGGPADSPEKAHELCVAALPGPAALDYLAYTTIAPGRYVLCADAPSDVDDDRAWRGREVLSSGDGRPAAPADPP; translated from the coding sequence ATGTCGCCTGAGATCGCCCGGGCGGGCAGCTTCCCGGTGGCGTTCCACGGCCTGCCCGAGCGGGCGGCACCGCTGACCGTGGGGCAGCGCAACGTGCTGATCTGGCTCGGCAAGGCCGGCACGGCGGCGATCGGCGTCAACAAGTGGGCGCTCACCGTCCCGCCCGGCCGCACCGTCGACGACGTCCGGGCCGCCCTGTCGCGGTTGGTCGCCGACCACGAATCGCTGCGCACCTGCTTCGACCTCGACGGCGAGCAGCGGCAGCGGGTCCTCGGTGCCGGTGACCTGCCCGTCGAGGTGTTCACCGGCGACCGCACCGTCGACGACGACACGGCCGTGGACCACCTGCACCACCGGCTGCGCCACCCGCCCTTCGACCCGGCGACGGAGCTGCCCGTCCGCATCGGGCTGCTCGTGGTCGACGGGACGGTGCGGACCGGCGTCATGACCTTCTCGCACCTGGCCCTCGACATCGGCGGCGCGGCGCTGGCGGGACGCCGGTTCACCGAGCTCGCCGCCGACCCCGCCGCCGCGCCGCTCGCCGACGGCGCCTGGCAGCCGGTCGAGCGCGCGGAATGGGAGCGGTCACCGAGCGGGCAGCGACAGCTCGGCAGCGCCCTGCGCTACTGGGAACGGCAGCTCCGCACCGCGCCCCACTGCGTCTACGCCGTACCCCTCGCCCCCCGGGCGCCCGCCGACTGGGCACCGCCGGGCAGCAGCGCGGCGGACCGCCGCTCACCCGCTTTCGAGCTGCGCAGCCCGGCCGCCGCCATCGCCGTGCCGCACATCGCCCAGCGGACCGGGGTCAGCCCGACCATGGTCGTGGTCGCCGCGTTCGTCGCCGTTCTGGCCCGGCGGACCGGCCATCCCCGCTGCGCCTTCATCTCCCTGGTCGGCAACCGGCTCGGGCGGCACCTGCACGGTTACGTCGGCACGATCGCCGGGCCGAGCCTGGTCCAGGTCGAGACCGACGCCGCCGGCTTCGACGATCTCGCCCGGCGCACCGGCAACGCGTCGCTCGGTGCCGCGCGCCACTCCGTCGTCGACGTGGCCGCGCTCAACGAGCTCTCCCAGGAGGTGTACGCCCAGCGCGGCGTCGCCTTCGCCCGCGACATCGTCGTCAACAACATCCACCACGCCCTCGGCAACCACACCGTCGACCCGACCCCGGCCGACCTGTCCGGCATCCCCGCGGCGGCAGCGCTGACCAGCACCAAGTGGACATCCTGGGAACGCGTACCGCAGCTGCTCAACTTCCGGATGTTCCGCCTCGACGCCACCGCGCTGACCTTCCGCCTCGCGACCGCCTCCGTGCGGTGGGTGCCCGCCGCGGACCTGGAGATGCTGTCCCGGGGCATCGAGGCGCTGCTGATCGCCGCCGCCGACACCGATGTCGACCTGGCGGAGCTGACCGAGTGCACCGGCGTGGAACCCGTTGCGCGCGGACCCGGCTGGCACTACGTCGACGGCTGCTGGATCGAGCTGGCCCAGGCTCGCAGGCTCGTCGCCGACGCACTGAAACCGGCGGTGACCACGGTCCTCGTCGAGCCGGCGCCGGACGGCACTGCGGTCCTCGTGGCCTACGTCGCGGGCGGCCCGGCGGACAGCCCGGAGAAAGCCCATGAGCTCTGCGTGGCGGCGCTGCCGGGGCCCGCCGCGCTGGACTACCTCGCCTACACGACGATCGCCCCCGGCCGCTACGTCCTCTGCGCCGATGCACCGTCCGACGTGGACGATGACCGCGCCTGGCGGGGCCGGGAGGTGCTCAGCTCCGGGGACGGCCGGCCGGCGGCGCCAGCAGACCCGCCCTGA